Proteins co-encoded in one Pocillopora verrucosa isolate sample1 chromosome 1, ASM3666991v2, whole genome shotgun sequence genomic window:
- the LOC131778503 gene encoding uncharacterized protein: MAGNCERSDAVEKVELSVISEDPVVAAKSAEIPSYWDEVQLPKADPRNEESELPEQADKPVQLMFSCPGDKPLLTKSCRPQEETVELVNEHQGMKRLEREGSDFPKEGSRQCRLPPFEDEPIRRSSPYRPLSPNLLMMRQPLKPEREPLPGIAAAACRTGADKDLVKGDIPVGSESEDEHEGIDDSSDPAQHQKTEEELDDALRKGDFDDINQKVTPETLSRCKSNSLLKAFQVNKALRDLAHDANSEKDDLEMLEKSLDEFTSALIDPLKADPDTRKTFQSCFDYVIDKAIDTEQKKFLSHPVVYNLLITKWYGSFFEMRKNSWCSRRRWGYFFLNLWTVFDIFLFPFLFAIFFVVHLIKQGLRKGRETEMCFVLTLDKDTLKEEFDLIKKTMSYIVQEYGCQSANYCVILRKNNEFIGGINFEERCSCKATLQNRIAELEQPSSPALLFEDLETVCRAFKSPNVRKDAKKVVVFFLNYTLNISMEKTEKLQRLEKNIKDMQVNIVPVGIGENAKLSELKKMVTKDGTALHFGEYESHETLGRAVIQGIEGKDIYEKYKDYFTTPYFVFFRDTLSYITLLILHFALCLSPSTVSFSRLELVLSVFFVGRIFMEIMQFISAKKNGVKSHTERRNSDGYTHRLCSPEDPQVNETGNDSILRKTFIRYFSDRWNVLDFIILVLYLITFILRMITLGISTDVSENRLLVVSEYFYGFIAMFLTIRAFGQVIERLRKMGAIQIALFFIISDVLTIFWQFLAMILAFALPMTKIYIAEKAYTSRKASAGDLVCSEPGIICWWNMVKHLIWSLLGLADLDRLNSVDNLSVFLVQVLYGLFLVMAVVLLVNMMIALLSNTYQQVQDNSLQEWSFKRAITVRTYSTNHPIPVPFNILSLSLMLLRYILLRSPCCRSSYTPALDEAGRSRTLDTLVKNLERRYFEKYGYKFPLTEEKKVDHLVKQNEGGRKMTNQIVREIFRPRGNKEEKLAFGQGAWYDSPGIAVDGCLLTYMGPDFCKKCKDANPNDIHSAIFKSPFTPETPRFEVLIQRTGERRFIALGAVNKDYDLHKMPGWYNGTVGYHVDDGKIFDSRCPEMGREIEGAMAYRGDLIACEVDFKGVRKDRVSVLFSLNGKEVGRSSVKYTSGQLLYPLVSLGFPGIKVLAKMCYRDRDRFSRVTNEDLQDQLDDLRRMLVDLRKEVREKEEPGKVFKKQP; encoded by the exons ATGGCTGGCAACTGTGAAAG ATCTGATGCAGTAGAGAAAGTAGAGCTGTCCGTTATCTCTGAAGATCCCGTAGTAGCAGCAAAATCCGCCGAAATACCATCGTATTGGGATGAAGTTCAACTGCCTAAAGCAGACCCGAGAAACGAAGAGTCCGAGCTGCCGGAGCAAGCTGATAAACCTGTTCAACTAATGTTTTCATGCCCAGGCGACAAACCTCTGTTgacgaagtcatgtcgcccgcAGGAAGAGACAGTTGAGCTGGTGAATGAGCATCAGGGAATGAAAAGGTTGGAAAGGGAAGGATCGGATTTTCCCAAAGAGGGCTCACGACAATGTCGCTTACCACCTTTTGAAGATGAGCCTATTCGGAGATCCAGTCCATATCG ACCTTTGAGCCCTAACCTTCTAATGATGAGGCAACCTTTGAAGCCTGAGCGAGAGCCATTACCAGGTATAGCTGCCGCGGCTTGTAGAACTGGCGCTGATAAGGATCTGGTCAAGGGGGATATTCCTGTTGGTTCTG AATCTGAGGACGAACATGAAGGTATCGACGACTCAAGTGATCCAGCTCAACATCAAA AAACTGAAGAGGAACTCGATGATGCTCTGCGTAAAGGAGATTTCGACGATATTAACCAGAAAGTGACTCCAGAAACCCTATCACGCTGTAAAAGTAATAGCTTACTCAAAGCTTTTCAG GTCAACAAAGCACTCCGAGATTTAGCACATGATGCAAACTCGGAAAAAGATGATCTAGAGATGCTGGAAAAATCTTTAGATGAGTTCACATCAGCCTTGATAGACCCTCTAAAAGCTGACCCCGACAccagaaaaacatttcaaagttgttttgaCTATGTGATTGACAAGGCAATCGACACAGAGCAGAAGAAG TTCCTCTCTCACCCGGTAGTGTATAACTTGCTCATCACTAAATGGTACGGCTCCTTTTTCGAAATGCGAAAAAATTCATGGTGTTCACGTAGACGCTGGGGATACTTTTTTCTCAACCTTTGGACAGTGTTTGACATCTTCTTATTTCCCTTCCTCTTTGCCATTTTCTTCGTTGTGCATTTGATAAAACAGGGCTTGAGGAAAGGAAGAG AAActgaaatgtgttttgttttgacgCTGGACAAAGATACGCTAAAAGAAGAATTTGATCTGATCAAGAAGACCATGAGCTACATCGTTCAGGAATATGGCTGCCAATCAGCCAACTATTGTGTGATTTTACGTAAAAACAACGAATTCATTGGTGGCATCAACTTTGAAGAGAGGTGCTCTTGTAAGGCCACACTGCAAAATAGGATTGCCGAGTTAGAGCAGCCAAGCTCTCCTGCTCTACTCTTTGAAGACCTCGAAACCGTTTGTCGTGCATTCAAAAGCCCAAACGTTCGAAAAGATGCTAAGAAG GTGGTCGTATTTTTTCTGAATTACACATTGAATATATCAATGGAAAAAACTGAGAAGTTACAGCGTTTAGAAAAGAATATAAAGGATATGCAAGTTAACATCGTTCCCGTCGGTATTGGGGAGAACGCCAAATTATCAGAATTAAAAAAGATGGTAACTAAAGATGGCACAGCACTTCACTTTGGAGAATACGAGTCACACGAGACGTTAGGGAGAGCTGTCATACAAG GCATCGAGGGAAAGGACATCTATG AGAAATACAAGGATTACTTTACGACTCCTTATTTCGTCTTTTTTCGCGACACGCTGAGCTATATCACCCTCCTCATTCTTCACTTCGCTCTTTGCCTTTCTCCTTCAACTGTTTCCTTCAGTCGACTAGAATTGGTTTTATCAGTTTTCTTCGTGGGACGCATTTTTATGGAGATTATGCAGTTTATCAGTGCTAAAAAGAACGGAGTGAAATCACACACAGAGAGGCGAAATAGTGACGGATACACCCACCGATTATGTTCACCTGAGGATCCACAAGTAAACGAAACAGGAAATGACAGCATTTTACGAAAGACTTTCATTCGTTACTTCAG CGACCGCTGGAATGTGCTGGACTTCATCATTCTTGTTTTATACCTAATTACCTTCATATTACGCATGATCACATTAGGGATCTCCACCGACGTATCAGAAAACAGACTCTTGGTTGTGTCGGAGTATTTCTATGGTTTTATTGCCATGTTTCTCACAATAAGAGCCTTTGGTCAAGTCATAGAGCGCTTGCGGAAAATGGGTGCCATACAAATCGCCTTATTTTTCATCATCTCTGATGTCTTGACGATATTTTGGCAGTTTTTGGCCATGATTCTGGCCTTTGCGCTGCCCATGACAAAGATTTATATTGCTGAGAAAGCTTATACCTCAAGAAAAGCTTCCGCGGGTGATTT GGTATGCAGTGAACCAGGGATAATTTG TTGGTGGAACATGGTAAAGCACCTAATCTGGTCGTTGCTGGGTTTAGCTGACCTGGATAGGTTGAACTCCGTCGACAATCTTTCCGTTTTTCTTGTTCAAGTGCTGTACGGCTTGTTCTTAGTCATGGCAGTTGTTCTTCTCGTGAACATGATGATTGCTTTGCTCTCCAATACGTATCAGCAGGTTCAG GATAATTCACTGCAGGAGTGGTCTTTCAAGAGAGCCATTACTGTCAGGACTTACAGCACCAATCATCCAATACCAGTGCCTTTCAACATTTTGTCTCTCTCACTGATGTTACTCCGGTACATCCTTTTGAGGAGTCCATGCTGCAGATCGTCTTATACTCCTGCTTTGGATGAGGCAGGACGG AGTAGAACCCTGGATACACTGGTGAAGAACCTAGAAAGAAGATACTTTGAGAAGTACGGTTATAAATTTCCCCTCACAG AGGAGAAAAAGGTGGATCACTTGgtaaaacaaaatgaaggaGGTCGGAAAATGACTAATCAGATTGTACGGGAAATATTCCGACCGCGTGGAAACAAGGAGGAGAAACTTGCGTTTGGACAAGGA GCGTGGTATGATTCGCCGGGAATCGCTGTGGATGGCTGTCTCCTAACTTACATGGGACCTGATTTCTGCAAAAAATGCAAAGATGCAAATCCTAACGACATTCACAGTGCCATATTCAAGTCTCCCTTTACACCAGAGACACCACGATTTGAG GTACTCATTCAGAGAACTGGAGAGAGGCGTTTTATTGCACTAGGTGCCGTGAATAAGGATTACGACCTTCACAAAATGCCTGGTTGGTATAATGGAACAGTTGGTTACCACGTAGacgatgggaaaatatttgacaGTAGATGCCCTGAAATGGGAAGAGAGATCGAAG GAGCCATGGCTTATCGCGGCGATCTCATCGCCTGTGAAGTTGATTTTAAAGGAGTCCGTAAGGATAGAGTCTCTGTGTTGTTCTCCTTGAACGGTAAAGAAGTAGGGCGTTCTTCAGTAAAGTACACCTCAGGACAACTACTATATCCCTTGGTCTCATTGGGATTTCCGGGCATTAAAGTGCTGGCCAAG ATGTGCTATCGTGATAGAGACCGTTTCAGTAGAGTAACAAATGAAGACCTTCAGGATCAACTTGACGACCTAAGGAGGATGTTGGTGGATCTGAGGAAGGAAGTAAGGGAGAAAGAAGAGCCaggaaaagtttttaagaaacaaCCCTAA